One Streptomyces lincolnensis genomic region harbors:
- a CDS encoding cytochrome P450 family protein — MDDVIDLGEYGDAFRTDPHPVYAGLRERGPVHRIRPPGSTPDYWSWLVVGHEEVRAALADPRLSKDGRRIGMVFNDEQLIGRHLLGTDPPEHTRLRGLVSRAFTMRRVERLRPRVQEITDGLLDAMLPLGRADLVESLAYPLPITVICELLGVPEMDRAEFRKQSTEVVAPTSPENSYDAVLRLGEYLTELIEDKRRSGPGDDLLGDLIRTTAEDGDRLSPAELRGMAFLLLIAGHETTVNLITNAVHALLTHPDQLAALRADMSLVDSAVEETLRHEGPVANATFRYAAEPLEIAGTPIAQGDPVMIGLTAADRDEARYPDPHRFDIHRDTRGHVAFGHGIHFCVGAPLARLEARTALRSLLERAPALTLDGPPGEWLPGMLIRGLRSLPVRW; from the coding sequence ATGGACGACGTGATCGATCTCGGGGAGTACGGCGACGCGTTCCGCACGGACCCGCACCCGGTGTACGCCGGCCTGCGCGAGCGCGGCCCGGTGCACCGGATCCGACCCCCCGGGTCCACGCCCGACTACTGGTCCTGGCTCGTCGTCGGCCACGAGGAGGTGCGGGCCGCGCTCGCCGACCCCCGGCTGTCCAAGGACGGCCGGCGCATCGGCATGGTGTTCAACGACGAGCAGCTGATCGGCCGCCACCTGCTGGGCACCGACCCGCCCGAGCACACCCGGCTGCGCGGACTCGTCTCCCGCGCCTTCACCATGCGGCGGGTGGAGCGGCTGCGGCCCCGGGTCCAGGAGATCACCGACGGCCTCCTCGACGCGATGCTTCCGCTCGGCCGGGCCGACCTGGTGGAATCGCTCGCCTACCCGCTGCCGATCACGGTGATCTGTGAACTCCTCGGCGTCCCCGAGATGGACCGCGCGGAGTTCCGCAAGCAGTCGACGGAGGTCGTCGCACCCACCAGCCCCGAGAACTCCTACGACGCCGTCCTGAGGCTCGGCGAATACCTCACCGAGCTGATCGAGGACAAGCGGCGCTCCGGACCCGGCGACGACCTCCTCGGCGATCTGATCCGCACCACCGCGGAGGACGGCGACCGGCTCTCCCCGGCGGAACTGCGCGGCATGGCCTTCCTGCTGCTGATCGCCGGCCACGAGACGACGGTCAACCTCATCACCAACGCCGTCCACGCCCTGCTCACCCACCCCGACCAACTCGCCGCCCTGCGCGCCGACATGAGCCTCGTGGACAGCGCGGTCGAGGAGACCCTGCGCCACGAGGGCCCCGTGGCGAACGCCACGTTCCGGTACGCCGCCGAGCCCCTGGAGATCGCCGGCACCCCCATCGCCCAGGGCGACCCCGTGATGATCGGCCTCACCGCCGCCGACCGCGACGAGGCCCGCTACCCCGACCCGCACCGTTTCGACATCCACCGCGACACCCGCGGTCACGTCGCCTTCGGCCACGGCATCCACTTCTGCGTGGGCGCCCCCCTGGCCCGTCTGGAGGCCCGCACCGCGCTGCGCTCCCTCCTGGAGCGCGCCCCGGCCCTCACCCTGGACGGCCCGCCGGGGGAGTGGCTGCCGGGCATGCTCATACGGGGGCTGCGCAGCCTGCCGGTGCGGTGGTAG
- a CDS encoding ribonuclease domain-containing protein, with amino-acid sequence MNFPPRATRIGAAAALLSAVLLGGTVTATSANAAATAVGNICYSALPSQAHDTLDLIEQGGPYPYSQDGTVFQNREGVLPSQSSGYYHEYTVITPGSSTRGARRIVTGEETREDYYTADHYATFDLVNYGC; translated from the coding sequence ATGAACTTCCCCCCACGCGCAACACGCATCGGCGCCGCAGCCGCGCTCCTGTCCGCCGTCCTCCTCGGCGGCACCGTCACCGCCACCTCGGCGAACGCCGCCGCCACCGCGGTCGGCAACATCTGCTACAGCGCCCTGCCCTCGCAGGCCCACGACACCCTCGACCTGATCGAGCAGGGTGGCCCCTACCCGTACTCCCAGGACGGGACCGTCTTCCAGAACCGGGAAGGCGTCCTGCCCAGTCAGTCGAGCGGCTACTACCACGAGTACACGGTCATCACGCCCGGCTCCTCCACGCGCGGTGCCCGCCGCATCGTCACCGGTGAGGAGACCCGGGAGGACTACTACACGGCCGACCACTACGCCACGTTCGACCTGGTGAACTACGGCTGCTGA
- a CDS encoding Gfo/Idh/MocA family oxidoreductase produces the protein MRIGVIGTGRIGTIHANTLSRHREVGSLILTDADPARAQDLAYRLGETAAPGVDEIFRWGVDAVVITTSTSAHAELIGRAARSGLPVFCEKPIAIDLAGTLQAIGEVETAGTVLQMGFQRRFDAGYTGAREAVRSGRLGRLHTVRALTSDQAPPPAAYLPVSGGLYRDTAIHDFDVLRWVTGREILDVYAAGSDAGGAMFREAGDVDTGAALLTLDDGTLATVTATRLNGAGYDVRMELAGELDQVVVGLDDRTPIASTEPTGPPAADKPWTGFLERFGPAYEAELCAFVDVVRGELANPCDGREALQALRVAEACEVSRRERRVVWLAEIPGGDASAVL, from the coding sequence ATGCGCATCGGCGTCATCGGTACGGGCCGCATCGGCACCATTCACGCGAACACACTCAGCCGGCACCGGGAGGTCGGCTCCTTGATCCTCACGGACGCGGACCCGGCACGGGCCCAGGATCTCGCGTACCGGCTGGGCGAGACGGCGGCGCCCGGAGTGGACGAGATCTTCAGGTGGGGCGTGGACGCCGTGGTGATCACCACGTCGACGTCGGCCCACGCCGAACTGATCGGTCGGGCAGCACGCTCGGGGCTGCCCGTGTTCTGCGAGAAGCCCATCGCGATCGATCTGGCGGGCACCTTACAGGCGATCGGCGAGGTCGAGACGGCGGGCACGGTCCTCCAGATGGGCTTCCAGCGCCGCTTCGACGCGGGTTACACGGGGGCACGCGAGGCGGTCCGCTCGGGGCGGCTCGGGCGGCTGCACACCGTGCGGGCACTGACCTCCGACCAGGCGCCGCCGCCGGCCGCGTATCTGCCGGTCTCCGGCGGGCTGTACCGGGACACGGCGATCCACGACTTCGACGTGCTGCGCTGGGTGACCGGGCGCGAGATCCTCGACGTGTACGCGGCCGGGTCCGACGCCGGCGGGGCGATGTTCCGTGAGGCGGGCGACGTGGACACCGGGGCGGCGCTGCTCACCCTGGACGACGGCACGCTCGCCACGGTGACCGCGACGCGGCTGAACGGGGCGGGCTACGACGTGCGGATGGAGTTGGCCGGGGAGCTGGACCAGGTCGTGGTCGGGCTGGACGACCGTACGCCCATCGCGTCCACCGAGCCGACGGGGCCGCCGGCCGCGGACAAGCCGTGGACGGGGTTCCTGGAGCGGTTCGGGCCCGCCTACGAGGCCGAGCTGTGCGCGTTCGTCGACGTGGTGCGGGGGGAGCTGGCCAACCCGTGCGACGGGCGCGAGGCCTTGCAGGCGCTGCGGGTGGCCGAGGCGTGCGAGGTGTCCCGTCGGGAGCGCAGGGTCGTGTGGCTGGCGGAGATTCCGGGCGGGGACGCGTCGGCGGTCCTGTGA
- a CDS encoding ROK family glucokinase codes for MSTYGNFSAPIGSRRAPALRTVGTRERRSHLTAPRVPTVGIDIGGTKVMAGVVDADGNILEKVRTETPDKSKSPKVVEDTIVELVLDLSDRHDVHAVGIGAAGWVDADRNRVLFAPHLSWRNEPLRDRIAGRLAVPVLVDNDANTAAWAEWRFGAGRGEDHLVMITLGTGIGGAILEDGQVKRGKYGVAGEFGHMQVVPGGHRCPCGNRGCWEQYSSGNALVREARELAAADSPVAYGIIEHVKGNIGDITGPMITELAREGDAMCIELLQDIGQWLGVGIANLAAALDPSCFVIGGGVSAADDLLIGPARDAFKRQLTGRGYRPEARIARAQLGPEAGMVGAADLARLVARRFRRANRRRVERYERYERYTEARRTSQGSA; via the coding sequence ATGAGCACCTACGGCAACTTCAGCGCCCCCATCGGCTCCCGCCGCGCGCCAGCGCTCCGCACGGTCGGCACAAGGGAGCGCCGCTCGCACCTGACCGCGCCCCGCGTGCCCACGGTCGGCATCGACATCGGCGGCACCAAGGTCATGGCGGGCGTCGTCGACGCCGACGGCAACATCCTGGAGAAGGTCCGCACCGAGACCCCGGACAAGTCCAAGAGCCCCAAGGTCGTCGAGGACACCATCGTCGAACTGGTCCTGGACCTGTCCGACCGCCACGACGTGCACGCGGTGGGCATCGGCGCGGCCGGCTGGGTCGACGCCGACCGCAACCGCGTCCTGTTCGCGCCCCACCTGTCCTGGCGCAACGAGCCGCTGCGCGACCGCATCGCGGGCCGCCTCGCCGTGCCCGTGCTGGTCGACAACGACGCCAACACGGCCGCCTGGGCCGAGTGGCGCTTCGGCGCCGGCCGCGGCGAGGACCACCTCGTCATGATCACCCTCGGCACCGGCATCGGCGGCGCCATCCTGGAGGACGGGCAGGTCAAGCGCGGCAAGTACGGCGTCGCCGGCGAGTTCGGCCATATGCAGGTCGTGCCCGGCGGCCACCGCTGCCCGTGCGGCAACCGCGGCTGCTGGGAGCAGTACAGCTCCGGCAACGCGCTGGTCAGGGAGGCCCGCGAGCTGGCCGCCGCCGACTCCCCGGTGGCGTACGGGATCATCGAGCACGTCAAGGGCAACATCGGCGACATCACCGGCCCGATGATCACCGAGCTGGCCCGCGAGGGCGACGCGATGTGCATCGAGTTGCTCCAGGACATCGGCCAGTGGCTCGGCGTCGGCATCGCCAACCTCGCGGCGGCGCTCGACCCGTCCTGCTTCGTGATCGGCGGCGGTGTCAGCGCGGCCGACGACCTGCTGATCGGCCCCGCCCGGGACGCCTTCAAGCGCCAGCTCACCGGCCGCGGCTACCGTCCCGAAGCCCGTATCGCCCGCGCCCAGCTCGGTCCCGAGGCCGGCATGGTCGGCGCCGCCGACCTCGCCCGTCTCGTCGCCCGCCGCTTCCGCCGCGCCAACCGTCGCCGGGTGGAGCGGTACGAGCGGTACGAGCGGTACACGGAGGCCCGTCGCACGTCACAGGGGTCCGCGTGA
- a CDS encoding GntR family transcriptional regulator, which translates to MTLDLRVDRSSPVPLYFQLSQQLEAAIEHGALTPGSLLGNEIELAARLGLSRPTVRQAIQSLVDKGLLVRRRGVGTQVVHSQVKRPLELSSLYDDLEAAGQRPATKVLVNTVVPAPAEIAAALGVAEDSDVHRVERLRLAHGEPMAHLCNYLPPGLLDLDTEQLQSTGLYRMMRAAGITLHSARQSIGARAATAAEAERLAEQEGAPLLTMQRTTYDDTGRAVEYGTHTYRPTRYSFEFQLLVRP; encoded by the coding sequence GTGACCCTCGATCTCCGTGTGGACCGCAGCAGCCCCGTGCCGCTGTACTTCCAGCTGTCCCAGCAGCTGGAGGCCGCCATCGAGCACGGGGCGCTCACCCCCGGCAGCCTCCTGGGCAACGAGATCGAGCTGGCCGCCCGGCTCGGCCTGTCGCGGCCCACCGTCCGCCAGGCCATCCAGTCGCTCGTCGACAAGGGCCTGCTCGTGCGCCGCCGCGGTGTCGGCACCCAGGTCGTGCACAGCCAGGTCAAGCGCCCCCTGGAGCTCAGCAGCCTCTACGACGACCTGGAGGCGGCGGGCCAGCGCCCCGCGACGAAGGTCCTCGTCAACACGGTCGTCCCGGCGCCCGCCGAGATCGCGGCCGCGCTCGGCGTGGCCGAGGACAGCGACGTGCACCGGGTGGAACGGCTGCGTCTCGCGCACGGCGAGCCCATGGCGCACCTGTGCAACTACCTGCCGCCCGGTCTGCTCGACCTCGACACCGAGCAGCTCCAGTCGACCGGCCTCTACCGCATGATGCGCGCCGCGGGCATCACCCTCCACAGCGCCCGCCAGTCCATCGGCGCCCGCGCCGCCACCGCCGCCGAGGCCGAACGCCTCGCCGAACAGGAGGGCGCCCCGCTCCTCACCATGCAGCGCACCACCTACGACGACACCGGCCGCGCGGTCGAGTACGGCACCCACACCTACCGCCCGACCCGCTACTCGTTCGAGTTCCAGCTCCTGGTACGTCCCTGA
- a CDS encoding dihydrofolate reductase family protein encodes MGKLVSTIFVSLDGVYQAPGGPQEDTRGGFEQGGWTFPFNDEDFGRFIGEVFDRADAFLLGRRTYDIFSGYWPRVTDPADPVASRLNSLPKYVASGSLTDADWAGTTVIGGDLAKEITALKERTAGELQLHGSGALLRSLLNLDLVDTVHLLTFPVVLGAGRRLFVEGAVPTAFRHSGGSVTSKGVSIQTYDLAGRPEYGDYTLPDNA; translated from the coding sequence ATGGGCAAGCTCGTCTCCACGATCTTCGTCAGCCTCGACGGCGTCTACCAGGCCCCCGGCGGCCCCCAGGAAGACACCCGCGGCGGCTTCGAGCAGGGTGGCTGGACGTTCCCGTTCAACGACGAGGACTTCGGCCGGTTCATCGGCGAGGTATTCGACCGCGCCGACGCGTTCCTCCTCGGCCGCCGCACGTACGACATCTTCTCCGGGTACTGGCCGAGGGTGACCGACCCGGCGGACCCGGTCGCGTCCCGGCTCAACTCCCTGCCGAAGTACGTCGCTTCGGGGAGCCTCACCGACGCCGACTGGGCCGGCACCACCGTGATCGGCGGCGATCTCGCCAAGGAGATCACCGCCCTCAAGGAGCGCACCGCCGGCGAACTCCAACTGCACGGCAGCGGCGCCCTCCTCCGGTCCCTGCTGAACCTCGACCTCGTCGACACGGTCCACCTGCTCACGTTCCCCGTCGTGCTGGGCGCGGGCCGCCGCCTGTTCGTCGAGGGCGCCGTACCGACGGCCTTCCGGCACTCGGGCGGAAGCGTCACCTCGAAGGGGGTCTCCATCCAGACGTACGACCTGGCGGGACGCCCGGAGTACGGCGACTACACCCTCCCGGACAACGCGTAA
- a CDS encoding sugar kinase, translating to MTASLPGHVGSSQEPDRPTEDRRHMIRRRALTLTIIVLLIGVPAGYLVISANQSRNSGKDKEAKYSATGLTEGWPSKLQRRIYEVPVPHPADRIAYYETNNWKTSRLYVQFRTTDAGLDAFLTGMGVNPADLKPGKITISSRDQSVTGWSFAGPGTWAGLIHKQKNPAPTHDVVVNRADPAAPMVFLVSRTVP from the coding sequence GTGACCGCTTCCCTCCCGGGCCACGTCGGATCGTCGCAGGAGCCGGACCGGCCGACGGAGGACCGTCGCCACATGATCCGCCGCCGGGCGCTCACGCTGACCATCATCGTGCTGCTCATCGGCGTACCGGCCGGCTATCTGGTGATCTCCGCCAACCAGAGCCGCAACAGCGGCAAGGACAAGGAGGCGAAGTACTCGGCGACCGGCCTCACCGAGGGCTGGCCGTCCAAGCTCCAGCGCCGTATCTACGAGGTGCCGGTCCCGCACCCGGCGGACCGGATCGCCTACTACGAGACCAACAACTGGAAGACCAGTCGCCTGTACGTCCAGTTCCGCACCACGGACGCGGGCCTGGACGCCTTCCTCACCGGCATGGGCGTCAACCCGGCCGACCTGAAACCGGGGAAGATCACCATCAGCTCCCGCGACCAGTCGGTCACCGGATGGTCGTTCGCGGGACCGGGCACCTGGGCGGGCCTCATCCACAAGCAGAAGAACCCCGCCCCCACGCACGACGTCGTGGTGAACCGGGCCGACCCGGCCGCCCCGATGGTGTTCCTCGTCTCCCGCACGGTCCCGTAG
- a CDS encoding sensor histidine kinase, producing the protein MSNVSGDETVSDPPAFPGRRWLLPSAVAHEFDANADAGPRGPRHRRTARDWIVDFTCFFVAVLVGLVGADAVTNNPHVPEGIAVLDQWIGALACAAVWLRRRWPVGLALATVPVGIISDTAGGACMIALFTLAVHRPFRYVAWVGGINIALIPVYFWLRPDPELSYLVAVVIFVLMTAALVGWGLVVRAKRQLWLSFRDRARQAENEASLRAEQAQRLAREAIAREMHDVLAHRLTLLSVHAGALEFRPDAPREEVARAAGVIRESAHEALQDLREIIGVLRAAEPDDTGRPQPTLAALDVLVAESREAGMKVTLDSRVTDAAGVPASIGRTAYRIAQEGLTNARKHAPGTEVTVTVTGAPGEGLEVSVSNPPSEGEVPHVPGSGQGLIGLTERATLAGGHLHHGPHDDGGFRVRAWLPWG; encoded by the coding sequence TTGTCGAATGTGAGTGGCGACGAGACGGTGTCCGACCCGCCGGCCTTCCCGGGGCGGCGGTGGCTGCTGCCGTCCGCCGTGGCCCACGAGTTCGACGCCAACGCCGACGCCGGTCCGCGCGGGCCGCGACACCGGCGCACCGCGCGTGACTGGATCGTCGACTTCACCTGCTTCTTCGTCGCCGTCCTCGTCGGCCTGGTCGGCGCCGACGCGGTCACCAACAACCCTCATGTGCCCGAGGGGATCGCCGTCCTCGACCAGTGGATCGGCGCGCTCGCGTGCGCCGCGGTGTGGCTGCGTCGCCGCTGGCCGGTCGGGCTGGCCCTCGCGACCGTCCCCGTCGGGATCATCTCCGACACCGCGGGCGGCGCCTGCATGATCGCCCTGTTCACGCTCGCCGTGCACCGCCCCTTCCGGTACGTCGCCTGGGTGGGCGGCATCAACATCGCGCTGATCCCGGTGTACTTCTGGCTGCGCCCCGACCCCGAACTGTCGTACCTGGTCGCGGTCGTCATCTTCGTCCTGATGACCGCCGCGCTGGTCGGCTGGGGCCTGGTCGTGCGCGCCAAGCGGCAGCTCTGGCTGAGTTTCCGCGACCGTGCGCGCCAGGCCGAGAACGAGGCGAGCCTGCGTGCGGAGCAGGCGCAGCGGCTCGCCAGGGAGGCCATCGCCCGCGAGATGCACGACGTCCTCGCCCACCGTCTGACCCTGCTGAGCGTGCACGCGGGCGCCCTGGAGTTCCGTCCGGACGCGCCCCGTGAGGAGGTCGCGCGGGCGGCCGGCGTCATCCGGGAGAGCGCGCACGAGGCGCTCCAGGACCTGCGGGAGATCATCGGCGTGCTCAGGGCGGCCGAGCCCGACGACACGGGCCGCCCCCAGCCGACGCTGGCCGCGCTGGACGTCCTCGTCGCCGAGTCCCGCGAGGCCGGCATGAAGGTCACCCTCGACAGCCGCGTCACCGACGCCGCCGGGGTTCCCGCCTCCATCGGCCGCACCGCCTACCGCATCGCCCAGGAGGGCCTCACCAACGCCCGCAAGCACGCCCCCGGCACCGAGGTCACGGTGACCGTCACCGGCGCCCCGGGCGAGGGCCTGGAGGTGTCCGTCAGCAACCCGCCCTCCGAGGGCGAGGTCCCCCACGTCCCCGGTTCCGGCCAGGGCCTCATCGGCCTGACGGAGCGAGCCACCCTCGCCGGCGGCCACCTGCACCACGGGCCGCACGACGACGGGGGCTTCCGGGTGCGGGCGTGGCTGCCGTGGGGGTGA
- a CDS encoding 3-oxoacyl-ACP reductase family protein, which translates to MTQGTHFEQTNPELTNLDGKVALVTGGSRGIGAATVLRLAQQGADVAFTYLNGKDAAEDVVRGVEALGRRAVALRADSADPEEAAGAVGRTADVFGRLDVLVNNAGVGVLGPVESLSLAEVDRVLAVNVRGVFLASQAAAGVMGSGGRIITVGSCMTQRVPGGGGTLYAMSKSALIGLTKALARELGARGITANIVHPGPVDTDMNPADGPFAAGQAALTAVGRFGTVEEVAGAVVYLAGADYVTGAEFAVDGGHAA; encoded by the coding sequence ATGACACAGGGAACGCATTTCGAACAGACGAATCCGGAACTGACGAATCTGGACGGCAAGGTGGCTCTGGTGACCGGTGGGAGCCGGGGCATCGGGGCGGCCACGGTGCTGCGACTGGCGCAGCAGGGGGCGGATGTCGCCTTCACCTATCTGAACGGCAAGGACGCGGCGGAGGACGTCGTGCGCGGTGTGGAGGCGCTCGGGCGTCGTGCGGTGGCTCTGCGTGCCGACTCCGCGGATCCGGAGGAGGCCGCGGGGGCCGTGGGCCGGACGGCTGACGTGTTCGGGCGGCTGGACGTCCTCGTGAACAACGCGGGCGTGGGGGTGCTCGGGCCTGTGGAGAGTCTGTCGCTCGCCGAGGTGGACCGGGTTCTCGCGGTGAATGTGCGGGGCGTGTTCCTGGCCTCGCAGGCGGCTGCGGGGGTCATGGGCTCGGGTGGGCGGATCATCACCGTCGGGAGTTGTATGACGCAGCGGGTGCCGGGGGGCGGAGGGACGCTCTACGCGATGAGCAAGTCCGCGTTGATCGGGCTGACTAAGGCGCTGGCGCGGGAGTTGGGAGCGCGGGGGATCACGGCGAACATCGTGCATCCCGGGCCGGTCGACACGGACATGAATCCGGCGGACGGGCCGTTTGCGGCGGGGCAGGCCGCGTTGACCGCGGTGGGGCGGTTCGGGACGGTGGAGGAGGTGGCCGGGGCCGTGGTGTATCTGGCGGGGGCGGATTATGTGACGGGGGCGGAGTTCGCTGTGGATGGGGGGCACGCGGCGTGA
- a CDS encoding response regulator transcription factor, with amino-acid sequence MTAIRLLLVDDDPLVRAGLSLMMGGAEDIEIVGEAADGGEVEELVDRTRPDVVLMDIRMPVTDGLTATERLRARTEAPQVVVLTTFHADEQVLRALRAGAAGFVLKDTPPAEILAAVRRVAAGDPVLSPTVTRQLMTHAAGASADTRRTRARARIAALNDRESEVAVAVGRGLSNAEIGTALFMSVATVKTHVSRILAKLDLNNRVQIALLAYDAGLLEDVGEDGH; translated from the coding sequence ATGACTGCGATCAGACTGCTCCTCGTCGACGACGACCCGCTCGTCAGGGCCGGCCTGTCCCTGATGATGGGCGGCGCCGAGGACATCGAGATCGTCGGTGAGGCGGCCGACGGCGGCGAGGTCGAGGAACTCGTCGACCGCACCCGGCCGGACGTCGTCCTCATGGACATCCGGATGCCCGTGACGGACGGCCTGACCGCCACCGAGCGCCTGCGGGCCCGGACCGAGGCCCCGCAGGTGGTGGTCCTGACCACCTTCCACGCCGACGAGCAGGTGCTGCGGGCGCTGCGCGCGGGAGCCGCCGGATTCGTCCTCAAGGACACCCCGCCCGCCGAGATCCTCGCCGCGGTACGCCGGGTCGCGGCCGGCGACCCCGTCCTGTCGCCCACGGTGACCCGCCAGTTGATGACCCACGCGGCCGGCGCCTCCGCCGACACGCGCCGCACGCGCGCGCGTGCCCGGATCGCCGCCCTCAACGACCGGGAGAGCGAGGTCGCCGTCGCGGTCGGCCGGGGCCTGTCCAACGCCGAGATCGGCACCGCCCTCTTCATGAGCGTCGCCACGGTCAAGACCCACGTCTCCCGCATCCTGGCCAAGCTCGACCTCAACAACCGTGTCCAGATCGCCCTGTTGGCCTACGACGCGGGGCTTCTGGAGGACGTGGGGGAGGACGGGCACTAG